In Vitis riparia cultivar Riparia Gloire de Montpellier isolate 1030 chromosome 19, EGFV_Vit.rip_1.0, whole genome shotgun sequence, the following proteins share a genomic window:
- the LOC117909334 gene encoding protein ROOT INITIATION DEFECTIVE 3-like, with translation MASFLPEIVLTSSPDGPIIAYDPYSGAIIAHFTGSRSPPKGLTLAGKGLIAASHISATGAGSINLYNWWSSAVFNHLPLPEPVAPLAATLDGAYLFAGGLSGHIYSISLPSGKTIQTFPAHSKSVSCLEINDDGSLLISGSDDGSIVVAPIFQLVATSPDGTCKFWSLPQGLLLRTVALPCPMAGLAIDPTESHFYAAGSDGSIYIGATKSPTRQLTKRNLQVIKWREKHGGPVVSLAMLNQGRNLVSGSEDGNVWIWEVEKGQVMTVLGNEMVSISDLVMARGVANSRGSSSNLGINMEEWREKSGLAARELSRPVRKMEEMKEKLGVAVKDRSRAIDILESAIGAYERLLELILKEAKGGTGNKSGGKEKESM, from the exons ATGGCATCCTTTTTGCCGGAAATTGTCCTGACTAGCTCCCCTGATGGCCCCATTATTGCGTATGATCCTTACTCAGGTGCCATCATAGCTCACTTCACTGGAAGCCGATCACCCCCGAAAGGCCTCACCCTTGCTGGAAAGGGCCTCATTGCAGCCTCCCATATCTCAGCCACCGGTGCAGGCTCAATCAACCTCTATAACTGGTGGTCTTCCGCGGTCTTCAACCACCTCCCTCTCCCTGAACCAGTGGCTCCGCTTGCTGCCACTCTTGACGGTGCATACCTCTTTGCTGGGGGACTTTCTGGCCACATTTATTCCATCTCACTGCCCTCAGGGAAGACAATTCAAACGTTTCCTGCACATTCCAAGTCTGTCTCCTGCCTTGAAATCAACGATGATGGGTCTCTCCTCATATCTGGTAGTGACGATGGCTCCATTGTAGTAGCCCCAATCTTCCAGCTTGTGGCGACCTCACCAG ATGGCACATGCAAGTTCTGGAGCCTCCCCCAAGGGCTCCTGCTGCGCACGGTGGCTCTCCCGTGTCCCATGGCAGGCCTGGCAATCGACCCAACTGAGTCCCATTTCTACGCTGCAGGGTCAGATGGCTCAATCTACATTGGAGCAACAAAGTCCCCAACCCGACAACTGACCAAACGAAACCTGCAAGTGATCAAATGGCGTGAGAAGCATGGTGGGCCAGTAGTATCATTGGCAATGCTGAATCAGGGGCGGAACCTGGTGTCAGGATCGGAAGACGGGAATGTCTGGATCTGGGAGGTGGAGAAAGGGCAGGTGATGACGGTGCTGGGCAATGAGATGGTGAGCATCAGCGACCTGGTGATGGCCAGGGGGGTGGCTAATAGTAGAGGGAGCAGTTCCAATCTGGGAATAAACATGGAAGAATGGAGGGAGAAGTCAGGATTAGCAGCAAGGGAGCTGAGCAGGCCAGTGAGGAAGATGgaagaaatgaaagagaagCTGGGGGTGGCAGTGAAGGACAGGAGTAGAGCCATTGATATACTTGAATCAGCCATTGGAGCATATGAAAGGCTGTTGGAACTCATTCTCAAGGAAGCCAAGGGAGGCACTGGCAACAAGAGTGgaggaaaagagaaagaaagtatgTGA
- the LOC117909335 gene encoding protein VTE6, chloroplastic: MALSTTLFRFPPIPLQQFHHTPSTKRLLYPRISPQFPKMPLTAKALPNPVPGFRGAVSEAIALIQSSPATWKSAFLNNFLIFIAGAPILVSGLSLSGIAAAFLLGTLTWRAFGSPGFLLVATYFVIGTAATKVKMAQKEAQGVAEKRKGRRGPGSVIGSSAAGCVCAFLSIYGVGGEAFLRLWQLGFVASFCTKLSDTVSSEIGKAYGKTTYLVTTLKIVPRGTEGAVSAEGTSAGLLASILLAFVGCLMGQIDAVEAVICVVAAQIANLGESFIGAALQGKEGFRWLNNDVVNVINISMGSILAILIQKILRGF; encoded by the exons ATGGCACTCTCAACGACTCTTTTCAGATTTCCTCCGATCCCACTCCAACAGTTCCACCACACACCTTCTACCAAAAGACTTCTCTACCCCCGGATCAGTCCCCAATTCCCCAAAATGCCTCTCACCGCCAAGGCTCTCCCTAACCCTGTCCCTGGATTTAGGGGGGCAGTTTCGGAAGCCATCGCTCTCATCCAATCGTCGCCCGCCACGTGGAAGTCGGCTTTTCTCAACAACTTCCTCATCTTCATTGCCGGCGCTCCGATCCTCGTCTCCGGCCTCTCGCTCTCCGGCATCGCCGCCGCCTTCTTGCTCGGGACGCTGACATGGCGCGCCTTTGGATCACCTGGGTTTCTGCTCGTGGCTACATACTTCGTTATT GGGACGGCAGCCACAAAGGTGAAAATGGCACAGAAAGAGGCTCAAGGGGTTGCTGAGAAGAGGAAAGGAAGAAGAGGGCCTGGTAGTGTTATTGGTTCTAGTGCTGCTGGTTGTGTTTGTGCTTTTCTTTCCATATATGGGGTAGGGGGAGAGGCATTTTTGCGGCTTTGGCAACTTGGATTTGTTGCCAGTTTCTGTACTAAACTGAGTGATACCGTCTCAAGTGAGATAGGCAAGGCATATGGGAAAACAAC GTACCTAGTTACAACATTGAAGATAGTTCCAAGAGGAACAGAAGGGGCTGTAAGTGCTGAGGGAACCTCTGCTGGACTTTTAGCATCAATTCTTCTTGCTTTTGTTGGTTGTCTCATGGGTCAG aTTGATGCAGTGGAAGCAGTAATATGTGTAGTAGCTGCTCAGATTGCTAACCTTGGTGAGAGCTTTATAGGTGCTGCACTCCAGGGGAAGGAAGGATTTCGATGG CTCAACAATGATGTGGTCAATGTAATCAATATATCCATGGGCAGCATTTTAGCAATCTTGATACAGAAAATACTCCGTGGATTTTAA